The proteins below are encoded in one region of Argonema galeatum A003/A1:
- a CDS encoding GmrSD restriction endonuclease domain-containing protein — MPAITNFRSDPEALHDLLQSTKEGETQLPDFQRSWVWNDEQIRSILASISLSYPVGVVMMLETGNPDVRFKTRPIEGVTLSNPIEAKRLILDGQQRLTSLVQSLLLGKPVITKDARGKKVHRWYYIDIVKALAPNFEREEAILSLPEDKIIRNFRGVVEEDYSTPEKEYHKGLFPLAQIFDYAAWRRGYNILFRYNEESLNLFDRFEEEVIDRFKQYRVPVILLRKETPREAVCQVFEKVNTGGVSLTVFELITATFAADKFNLREDWDKREKELKKYQVLRNIQNTDFLQAVTLCATSENPPVSCKRKDVLKLSLLEYQNWANSVTQGFKQAAELLHTQKIFTDRDLPYQTQLTALAAILAALVNRANNAEDNAKLIRWYWCGVFGELYGSAIESRLANDFQQVLEWIKNNGSEPVTIRDANFAASRLQYLYTRRSAAYKGLSALLLRDGGCDFHTGYPIDTLKNFDHPIDIHHIFPRHWCQKNGIKSEFYDSVINKTPLSAKTNRQIGSNAPSIYLLKIQKETGICETKIDEILRSHVIDPVALRADDFDAFFQARQKALLERIEKAMGKNIVPVVDLSDRSDDPEQDEYDNDLDNDDDLSQAI; from the coding sequence ATGCCAGCAATTACAAACTTTCGCAGCGATCCAGAAGCACTACACGATCTCTTGCAAAGCACAAAGGAGGGGGAAACTCAGCTACCTGACTTTCAACGCTCTTGGGTTTGGAACGATGAACAGATACGTAGCATCCTAGCCAGTATTTCTCTCTCATACCCTGTGGGAGTAGTAATGATGCTGGAAACAGGTAATCCTGATGTGCGATTTAAAACTCGACCAATTGAAGGCGTTACACTTAGCAATCCCATAGAAGCAAAGCGATTAATATTGGATGGACAGCAACGATTAACCTCTCTTGTCCAATCACTTCTTTTAGGCAAACCCGTCATCACTAAAGATGCACGAGGTAAAAAGGTTCATCGCTGGTATTATATTGATATTGTTAAGGCTCTTGCTCCCAATTTTGAACGAGAGGAAGCGATTTTAAGTTTGCCAGAAGACAAAATTATTCGCAATTTTCGTGGGGTTGTTGAGGAAGACTACTCAACACCTGAAAAAGAGTACCATAAAGGACTATTCCCGCTCGCACAAATTTTTGATTACGCTGCATGGCGTCGAGGGTATAATATCTTATTTCGCTACAATGAAGAAAGTCTCAACCTGTTTGACCGTTTCGAGGAAGAGGTTATTGACAGATTCAAGCAGTACCGAGTACCAGTTATCCTGTTGCGTAAGGAAACACCAAGAGAAGCCGTTTGTCAAGTTTTTGAGAAAGTCAATACTGGTGGTGTTTCTCTTACTGTTTTTGAGTTGATTACGGCTACTTTTGCTGCTGATAAGTTCAACCTGCGAGAAGATTGGGATAAGCGCGAAAAGGAACTGAAGAAATATCAGGTATTAAGGAATATTCAAAACACTGATTTCTTACAAGCGGTGACACTGTGTGCTACTTCTGAAAATCCTCCTGTAAGTTGTAAGCGCAAGGATGTACTAAAATTAAGTCTTCTGGAATATCAGAACTGGGCTAATTCAGTCACGCAAGGATTCAAACAAGCTGCAGAATTACTGCACACGCAAAAGATATTCACCGATCGCGATCTGCCTTACCAAACTCAGCTTACTGCTCTTGCAGCTATTTTAGCAGCACTGGTAAATCGCGCTAATAATGCTGAAGATAATGCCAAATTAATCCGTTGGTACTGGTGCGGAGTCTTCGGTGAACTATACGGCAGTGCTATTGAAAGTCGTCTCGCGAATGATTTCCAACAAGTATTGGAATGGATTAAGAACAACGGTTCTGAACCTGTTACAATTAGAGATGCTAACTTTGCTGCAAGTCGCCTACAATATCTCTACACCCGTAGAAGTGCTGCTTATAAAGGTTTATCTGCTTTGTTATTGCGAGATGGTGGCTGCGATTTCCACACTGGTTATCCTATAGACACTCTAAAAAACTTCGATCATCCTATTGATATTCATCACATCTTCCCGCGTCACTGGTGTCAAAAAAATGGTATTAAATCTGAATTTTACGACAGCGTAATAAACAAAACACCTCTTTCAGCTAAGACTAACCGCCAGATTGGAAGCAATGCTCCAAGTATTTATTTGCTCAAAATCCAGAAAGAAACAGGGATTTGTGAAACCAAAATAGATGAAATTTTGCGATCGCACGTCATCGATCCAGTTGCTTTACGTGCAGATGATTTTGATGCGTTTTTCCAAGCGCGTCAAAAAGCACTGCTTGAACGTATAGAGAAAGCAATGGGGAAAAATATTGTGCCTGTAGTCGATCTATCGGATCGATCAGACGATCCTGAGCAAGATGAGTACGACAACGACTTGGATAATGATGATGATTTGTCCCAAGCTATTTAG
- a CDS encoding YbjQ family protein — protein MIVTTTDIVQGAEIQAYLGIVTAEVVYGTNALRDFFAGLRDVIGGRTGSYEKVFEQGQREAIAELEKRAQRLGANAIVGIEVDTGTINVDQSGVLLLITAIGTAVKLRL, from the coding sequence ATGATTGTGACAACAACTGATATCGTCCAAGGGGCGGAAATACAAGCTTATTTAGGTATTGTCACTGCGGAAGTAGTATATGGCACCAACGCATTACGTGATTTTTTTGCTGGCCTTCGAGATGTAATAGGTGGGCGTACTGGTAGCTACGAGAAGGTGTTTGAGCAGGGACAGCGCGAAGCTATAGCCGAGTTGGAAAAACGAGCCCAGCGTCTGGGAGCAAATGCGATCGTCGGTATCGAGGTGGATACGGGCACAATTAACGTTGACCAAAGCGGTGTTTTGCTCCTGATTACTGCGATCGGCACTGCCGTCAAGCTACGTTTGTAG
- a CDS encoding tetratricopeptide repeat protein, protein MAETQGKSTVQKQILFAIGLLLWGGMAVTTPPVAQAEEEYDPSTDTIYQLPSDSSDDGLSKLLQDARTLVQSGNFGRALAIYQQAASLDSKNARIYSAIGYVQARQGNYQAAVNAYQQAVALERSNAEFYYALGYSLASAGDNRGAAAAYRRTTQLDRNNLKAFMGLGAVLFRQEDYPGAMRVYEQAIQLDPKSVEIRASMASILLKQKRYQDAINVLQRAVSLEPNNSNLQFNLATAYLAQGNQSAGLAAFEQAANLEPRNAEIHLQIGKLRRSQNNLEGALAAYQRAVAIDSKLAEAHAGIGEILLQQQKFQEAVAAYRRLTKIVPQEPTAHFNLGIALSRWGRGSEAIASFNQALNLYQRQGQSEGVQKAQAALRELQQ, encoded by the coding sequence ATGGCAGAAACACAAGGAAAATCTACCGTGCAAAAGCAAATCTTGTTCGCGATCGGTCTCCTGCTATGGGGAGGAATGGCGGTAACGACGCCGCCAGTTGCCCAAGCTGAAGAAGAATACGATCCGAGTACAGACACTATTTATCAGCTTCCTAGCGATTCTAGCGACGATGGGCTGAGTAAATTGCTACAGGATGCCCGTACTTTGGTGCAATCTGGAAATTTTGGACGTGCTTTAGCGATTTATCAACAGGCAGCTAGCTTAGATAGCAAAAATGCCCGTATTTATTCTGCTATCGGTTATGTACAAGCACGTCAAGGAAATTACCAGGCAGCAGTCAATGCTTATCAACAGGCAGTTGCTCTTGAACGCAGCAATGCAGAGTTTTATTACGCTCTGGGATACAGCCTTGCCAGCGCAGGAGACAACCGGGGTGCCGCCGCAGCTTATCGGCGTACCACCCAACTCGATCGCAATAACCTGAAAGCTTTCATGGGACTTGGCGCGGTTCTCTTCCGCCAGGAAGACTATCCGGGTGCTATGCGAGTCTACGAACAAGCGATTCAGCTCGATCCTAAGAGTGTAGAAATCCGTGCATCGATGGCTTCTATCCTGTTAAAACAGAAACGGTATCAGGACGCTATTAATGTGCTACAGCGAGCTGTCAGCCTTGAGCCGAACAATAGCAATTTGCAGTTCAACCTGGCTACCGCCTACCTCGCACAAGGTAACCAGAGTGCCGGATTGGCTGCGTTTGAACAAGCTGCGAACCTAGAACCGCGTAACGCCGAGATTCATCTGCAAATTGGCAAGCTACGACGTTCTCAAAATAATCTTGAAGGTGCTTTAGCCGCCTACCAGCGAGCTGTGGCAATAGACTCGAAATTAGCAGAAGCACACGCAGGTATCGGTGAAATTTTGCTACAGCAGCAAAAGTTTCAGGAAGCGGTTGCCGCTTATCGTCGTTTGACTAAAATAGTACCCCAAGAACCAACCGCTCACTTTAATCTGGGTATAGCTTTGAGCAGATGGGGACGAGGATCGGAAGCGATCGCATCTTTTAACCAAGCCCTCAACCTTTATCAGCGTCAAGGGCAAAGCGAAGGAGTACAAAAGGCCCAAGCCGCTCTTAGAGAACTCCAGCAGTAA